One region of Microbacterium sufflavum genomic DNA includes:
- a CDS encoding HAD family hydrolase: MSAPWLVGLDVDGTILLQDETMSPGVPEAIARVRDAGHLVTIATGRSWMGTQRYVEELGLTADLVVCSNGAVTMRRVGDRWERWHVETFDPTPALALLRDRLPDARYMVELGSGQRLFTEQLDDWTLDGGRQVDFDRLGDLPVSRIVVVSPDHDEDDFHRLVADAGLNEVSYAIGWTAWLDIAPQGVDKGTALERVRHELGLQRDRVLVAGDGRNDIGMFGWALAGGGRAVAMGQAPDEVKDAAGEVTTDVETGGLATALDTLPAPAQVDARE; this comes from the coding sequence GTGAGCGCGCCCTGGTTGGTCGGCCTCGACGTCGACGGCACGATCCTGCTCCAGGACGAGACCATGAGCCCCGGTGTGCCGGAGGCGATCGCCCGCGTGCGCGACGCCGGACACCTGGTCACGATCGCGACGGGGCGCAGTTGGATGGGGACGCAGCGCTACGTGGAGGAGCTGGGTCTCACGGCGGATCTCGTCGTCTGCTCGAACGGCGCAGTGACGATGCGGCGCGTGGGCGACCGGTGGGAGCGCTGGCACGTCGAGACCTTCGACCCGACTCCCGCGCTGGCTCTGCTCCGTGACCGCCTCCCGGACGCGCGATACATGGTCGAGCTCGGCTCCGGACAGCGGCTCTTCACCGAGCAGCTCGACGACTGGACGCTCGACGGCGGACGGCAGGTCGACTTCGACCGGCTCGGCGATCTCCCGGTGTCGCGCATCGTGGTCGTCTCGCCGGATCACGACGAGGACGACTTCCACCGGCTCGTGGCCGACGCGGGGCTCAACGAGGTGTCGTACGCGATCGGCTGGACCGCCTGGCTCGACATCGCTCCGCAGGGCGTCGACAAGGGAACGGCGCTGGAGCGGGTGCGTCACGAGCTCGGACTGCAGCGCGACCGCGTGCTGGTCGCGGGGGATGGTCGCAACGACATCGGGATGTTCGGCTGGGCCCTCGCGGGCGGGGGCCGTGCGGTGGCGATGGGGCAGGCGCCGGACGAGGTGAAGGACGCCGCGGGAGAGGTCACGACCGACGTCGAAACGGGGGGCCTCGCGACCGCGCTCGACACGCTTCCAGCGCCCGCCCAGGTCGACGCACGAGAATAG